In Deltaproteobacteria bacterium, the DNA window TTTTCATCGCTTGGGCCCTCCGTTGTTCAAGCGCTCGATCCTATGCCGATGGGCTAACGGCCTGTCAAGCGAATTTAACAAACCTCGTTGACTTGATACGCCGCAATACACTAAAAAACTTTTACCAATCTAACGGAGGTATACCATGGGACAGATGGTCACGTTCAAACGGCCGGATGGCAGCGACACCAACGGCTACCTGACAACGCCAGCGGGCAATCCTAACGCGCCCGCGGTCGTGGTTATTCAAGAGTGGTGGGGGCTCAACGATCAGATCAAAAGCGTCGGCGACCGCTTCGCCGCGCTCGGCTACCGTACCTTGGTGCCCGACTTGTACAAAGGCAAAGTCGCGCTCGACGTAGCGGAAGCGAAGCACATGATGACCAATCTAAACTTCGGCGATGCCGCGACCCAGGACGTGCGCGGCGCCGTGCAATATTTGAAACAGTCAGGCGGCAAAGTCGGCGTGGTCGGCTTCTGCATGGGCGGCGCGCTTACCGTGCTGTCAGCCATGTATGTGAAAGAAGCCAACGCCTGTTCATCGTGGTACGGCTTTCCGCCGGAACAAGCCGGCGACGTCAAAACCATCACCACGCCGCTGCAGCTCCACTTGGCGGAAAAAGATCAGTCATTTACGCCGGAAGCGGGGCGCGCGCTCGAAGGCAAGCTACGCGAAGGTAAGGTGCCCTTTGAGTCCCATTGGTACGACGCCGGCCACGCCTTCTTCAACGAAAAAGGCCCCAACTACAACGCCGATTGCTCCAAGTCAGCCTGGGAGCGCACCACCGAATTTTTCGCGAAGAATCTAAAGTAAGTTCGCAGCCCGACTGAACGAAGGGCGGGAACTCTTTCCCGCCCTTTTACTCTGTCAGAATCCTATCGCCGCCGATTAGTAGTCGAGGCAGCGGCCATCGCCACCGGCTTGGCTTCTTTAGGTCGGAGCAGCGCGACAAGGGTATCACGCTCTTCTTGGAATCGCTTTAAGTCCTTGCGCGTCAGCACGGGAGTGGGAATGTCAAAGGCGAGAGAATCGATGCGCTCGTCGTTACGTGAGAATTCGAAATGCAAGTGCGGCCCCGTGGCGTATCCGGTTTGACCGACGTAGCCAATCACTTCGCCGGCTTCGACCTTGGTACCCTCGGCAATATGATCCGACGCCAATGACAAATGCGCGTACGCCGACGCGTAGCCGCCGCCGTGCTTGATGCGCACCAGGTTGCCATAGCTGCCCTGCGATCCGACGTACTCGACCACACCGGGACCGATGGCGTGCACCGCAGTTCCCTCCACCGCAACGTAATCGATCGCTTCATGCGGCCGCTCAACGCCGGTCAATGGATCCGGCCGCGCGAGGTCAAAGGTGGAAGAAATTCGTTCGTATTTCACCGGGGAGTCTAGGAACGCGCGGCGTAAGGACACTCCGCGCGAATCATAGTAGCCGCCGCTGCCCAACAAATCGCGAAAATAAAAGGCCGTCATCGGCCGCCGGCCCACGACTAACGCCGCTGCGATAATGCGCCCGCTGACGCGCCTGCCGTCTTCATAGATCCGCTCTTCAAAAGTCACCGCAAATTCGTCGCCGCGCCGGCTCTGGGTGAGCAGATCGGCATCGCGCTCGAAAATTTCGACTAGCTGCAAAATCAACTCCTCCGGCAAACCCGCGGTTCTGACGCTACCCGCGAAGTCCCGCACCACTCTGCCGCGCACGGTGCGGCTCGCCTCAATCTCCTCGATGCGCCGCCGTTCGATGTGCCAACCGTCAGCGATCGCGGTGGCCAGCACGGCGTGCTCCTGTGAAAAAAATTCCAGTGCCCGAACGCGCCTCTCGGCGCCGCCGACCACGAGATCGAATCGTTGAACCGCTGGAGCATCCTTGAAGTTCACCGCCCACCAAATTTTCCCGATCAACTGCTGCGCCAATGAAAGCTCAACCCCGTGGCGCTGCAGCACAGCCATCAAGCCTTCGCTGCGATCGACCTTGATGGCAATGCGCTGCTCACTCGTGCGTGCGAGATTGGCGACGGAAATGTCCTCCGGCAGCAAATTCGCTGGCACGGTGAAACACAATAGCGAAAGACAACTTAAGCTAAGCAGGAGCAGCGCTCTATAGGAAATGCCCTCGGGCTTCGAGCGCGGCTGGCGCGTAGGTTTTCCCGGATTCATGGCGGACACCGACGGACTCACGGTTTTTACAAGACCCGGCCTGTAAGGTCAACCGATTTTGCAAAAAAACTGACCGGCGTTTATTCGCGTCCCGGAGTCGTCACTTGCCGTTTTGGCATTTTTCTTGACAGCCGATCCCCCCTGCACTAACGTCGAGCCCAAAGACGGCTATCAAGGAGGGAATCGCGCATGGACAAACGCTTTGCGGTCATCGATGCTGACGCTCACGTGATTGAGACCGAGCACACCTGGGACTACCTCGACGAATCCGAGCGC includes these proteins:
- a CDS encoding dienelactone hydrolase family protein codes for the protein MGQMVTFKRPDGSDTNGYLTTPAGNPNAPAVVVIQEWWGLNDQIKSVGDRFAALGYRTLVPDLYKGKVALDVAEAKHMMTNLNFGDAATQDVRGAVQYLKQSGGKVGVVGFCMGGALTVLSAMYVKEANACSSWYGFPPEQAGDVKTITTPLQLHLAEKDQSFTPEAGRALEGKLREGKVPFESHWYDAGHAFFNEKGPNYNADCSKSAWERTTEFFAKNLK